The Malus domestica chromosome 06, GDT2T_hap1 genome has a segment encoding these proteins:
- the LOC103415066 gene encoding uncharacterized protein: MEVGAYSSSGKEHLSSTPHRKSDQEFGSRYALLKRADEEHKVITQSKATEVGGAYGVSAKQNLSSNRHRRSQQEFGSRPAPQLNQKRVDDQEHKAINQSKVMDGGEAYSIGAKEHLSSNPRRRSQQEFDSRPALHLNQKKVQDPKAYESKVVAANKPKPVWDCGSSLYDSFELDSFKRQLDSAISCRTMSMPHLSDRRAPPPPPQPATTASTKKPSSNKLSRSIQKLLRSVFKPNNKPSNNNNSGVVLRAQDHQQANIKDGFYVVYDTTGALTTIQEVVPHEFDFGGLSPEIGTLVRRTGSERFTASSTANIGISCA, encoded by the coding sequence ATGGAGGTCGGCGCGTATAGCTCGAGCGGTAAAGAGCATTTATCATCAACCCCGCATCGAAAATCAGATCAAGAGTTCGGCTCTCGTTATGCCCTTCTAAAGAGAGCTGATGAAGAGCACAAAGTAATAACTCAATCTAAAGCAACGGAAGTTGGAGGAGCTTATGGCGTTAGTGCTAAACAGAATTTGTCCTCAAACCGGCACCGTCGCTCACAACAAGAGTTTGGCTCTCGTCCTGCCCCTCAACTGAATCAAAAGAGAGTTGATGATCAAGAGCATAAAGCAATAAACCAATCTAAAGTAATGGACGGAGGAGAAGCTTATAGTATTGGTGCTAAAGAGCACTTAAGCTCAAACCCACGTCGACGCTCACAGCAAGAGTTTGACTCTCGTCCTGCTCTTCATTTAAATCAGAAGAAAGTTCAAGACCCCAAAGCATATGAATCCAAAGTTGTAGCAGCGAATAAGCCTAAGCCTGTGTGGGATTGTGGCAGCTCACTGTACGACTCGTTCGAGCTCGACTCGTTCAAACGCCAACTCGACTCGGCCATATCATGCAGAACCATGTCAATGCCTCATTTGTCCGACCGCCgagctcctcctcctccgccacAACCAGCCACCACAGCCTCCACCAAGAAACCCTCATCAAATAAGCTCTCTCGTTCGATTCAAAAGCTCCTGCGCTCTGTGTTCAAGCCTAATAATAAACCAAGTAATAATAACAATTCTGGTGTCGTTCTTAGAGCCCAAGATCATCAGCAAGCAAATATCAAGGATGGATTTTACGTTGTCTACGACACAACAGGTGCACTTACGACAATTCAAGAAGTGGTTCCTCACGAGTTTGATTTCGGTGGCCTCTCCCCCGAGATTGGGACGTTGGTCAGAAGAACTGGATCGGAGCGATTTACAGCTTCTAGTACTGCTAATATTGGTATTTCATGtgcttaa